The DNA segment ACTGGACGCCGACAGCAAGTGAATCGAGCTACAATTCTTGGACTGTCACGAGTTCGGCCGGCTTCTTCGTACCCGTCTATCCGATAGAGGGCAATTATCTGGCGACTTCAGACTTCGATGGAAATGCAAGCGACACCTTCAACTTGTACCGGGACTTCACGGTTCCCGCCGACGCGGTTTCTGCAGAGATCTCTTGGGACGATCGCATTCAGTGGGACATGCTCGGTGGAACACTCGAGCGACAGTACGATGTGTTGCTGGAGCCGGCTGGCGGTGGAGCGCCGATAGCGACGCTTTATTCGACGACGCTCGCGAATGGTCTCCCAACCTTCAGCGATACGGATTGGATGCCGCACACAGTAGACCTGATGGCGATTGATCCGGGAGCAGCAGGCACCAGCTATCGACTTAGTTTCCAGCTATATGTGCCGGAAAGCTATACTGGACCGGCAATGTATTTCCTCGACGATGTTCAGCTCACGGTGGAAGCAGCCGATGGTGCCACCTTCCACCTGTACATGGCAGAGGCACCCGCTCCGCCGGCATACGTAACCTCGCAGAGCGAGACACTCTACACGCCCTCTCCCTCTCTGAATCCTGGGACGACGTATCTCTGGCGCGTCGATGCGGAGAATCCGTTCGGCTACGTAACGGGAGACGAATGGTACTTCACAACGTATCCGACTCCCGAGTCGGCATACAATCCGTCGCCATATGATGGACAAATCGATGTGAGCCCAACGTCCGGACTGTTCTGGTCCTACGGAGCCTACACGGATTCGTTCGATGTGTACTTCGGAACAAGCGAACCCTTGCCGCTTGTTTCGGATCATCAATCCTGGAGCTACTACTACCCGCCGATGAATCCCCAGGAAACCTACCTGTGGCGGATTGATTCCAACGGCCCAGGCGGTACGACAACCGGTGCGACCTGGAGCTTCACGACGAGCGGTCCGCCGCAGCAGGCGATTAACCCGAGCCCCGCGGACTGGGCGACCTCGCAGCCGCGCGAACTTCTGCTGACCTGGCAGAATGGCGGCGGAGCGACCTCCTACGATGTTTACTTTGGGGACACGTTCCCGCCGATTTATCGACAGAGTGTGAGCTTCGAGGAGTTCGACCCAGGACCGCTCGCGCTCGATACAACGTACTTCTGGCGCATCGATTCTGTGAGTTCAAGCGGCGTGACCACAGGCAACACGTGGAGGTTCTCGACGGTTGTTGTCGGTCCTCCGGTCAAGCCGACCGATCCCTATCCCTTCGACGGCATGGCCAGTGTGGCGGTGGACACGGACATGTGGTGGCAGTCCATCGACGCGGCGACCTCTCAGGAGTTTGAGAACGGTGGCTTCGAGAGCGGTTGGTTCGATTACTGGTATCAAAGTGTGAGTCCGGAATCCTCCTACAACTCCTGGGGCGTGAACTACGATGAACCGAACGCGCCCGAGGGATACTACTACGCCACGAATGCATTCGACGGCGAAGCGAGCCAGACGCTCGATCTGTATCGAGAGTTCACTGTACCGCCAGATGCCACGGCGGTCGACCTGTCCTGGTCGGACCGCATCTCCTGGAGCTATCTGGCGGGAGCTCTCGAGCGCGAATATTATGTTTTCCTGGAGCCGGCTGGCGGCGGCGCACCGATCGCTGTCCTCTACTCGTTCTCGTTACCGAACTTCGTCGAGGACGACACAGGCTGGACAACTCACACAGTTGATCTGCTGTCGGTCGATCCGGCGGCACCGGGAAGCAGCTATCGTTTGCACTTCCAGCAGGTGATTCCCGAGTTCTACACCGGCCCGGCGCAATACTACCTGGACGATGTGCGACTGGACATCCAGCGGCCTAGCGACACGACATTCCACCTCTTCATGTCGGAGGTCCCGGATTCGCCGACATACGTCACGTCTCAAAGCGAGACGATCTACACGCCGTCGCCTTCGTTGAATCCGGGCTCTGCGTACTACTGGCGCGTGGATGCCGAGAATCCGTATGGCTACACGACAGGAGACCAGTGGCTCTTCAGCACGGCTCCACTTCCAGGCCAGGCCACGGTACCAAGTCCATGGGATGGCGAGACTGGCGTGAATCTCTCGTACACCCTGTGGTGGAATTGGCCGACCGACACGCAGACGTTCGATATCTACTTCGGCACTTCGGATACCATGACTCTGGTTTCCACTCAGAATTACATCGGCTACACAACGCCGACGATGGATCCGAATACAACGTACTTCTGGCGTGTCGACTCGATTGGTCCTGGTGGCCGCACAACCGGCATGCTCTGGAGCTTCACGACTGGAGCTCCACCGCAACCTGCCAGCAATCCATGGCCGCCCGACGGAGCGACCGGCATTCCCACCGATCTGACCTTGACGTGGACAGGCGATCCCGCCGCCACGGACTTCGAGGTCTGGCTGGATACGGTCGATCCGCCGACGCTCCCACCTTTGTACACGCCGACGCCGGATTGGTACGTGAGCGGTCTGGCGACGGATCAGACCTACTTCTGGCAGGTCAACAGTTGGGATGGTTCGCAATGGACCTACGGTCCCGTGTGGTCCTTCTCCACGATCAGCACGGGCGGTCCGCCCGAGATGTTCCTGGATCCCCTTAGCATGAATATCAACGTCGAGCCAGGAAACACGGGCCTCGAATCGTTGCTGATTGTCAACAACGCGCCTCCGGGATTTGACGATCTGACCTACAACATCACGACCTGGACAAACGACTTGATCGAGCAATCCGAAGTCGTCGGCAATCCGCTCGCCTCCTGGACCGGTACGGATCGTTATCGCGGCAATCTCTACTATGTTGACAGCGATACGTTGCTGACGGAGATCGAGTCCTGGCTGGACTACCAGTCCGGCGGTTTGAACTTCGTTGTTCTGGAGTCCACGGATCGGTACGGATCGTTCAACATGGTCCAGGATGTCTGGGCCAGTCCCGCGACGCCGGGCGTGGGTTACCACTCCAGCGGTCCGATGAACGTGATGCTGCAAGCCGGGCACTACTATATGATCGGCGTCGGTTGGGGACTGGATACGGTGGCCTACTACGGCGATATGGACCCGGGTCCCCATTCGGTCAGCTTCGGACAACAAGTGACCGGCTGGTACGCGAACGAGTTCCCGATTCTGCATCCGGCTCCGGCCCAGGAGACGGTGACGAACTTCGTCCAGCGTCTGACGACCGGGCATTCCTGGCTGTCGATCGAGTCGGGGTCGATCGCTGCGCCGAGCGGCACTTTGCCGCCGACGGATGGTGGAACGATCAATGTCGTGGCCGATTCAACGGGCCTGCCCGATGGCATCTACGAAGGGCACCTGATGATTGCCACAAACGATCCCGATCCGCCGACATCCGATGTGCTTGTTCTGATGATCGTGAACACGCCTCCGTCGGTGCAGAGCGTCGACCCGCCGACAAGCACGACGGTGCAGGTGCCGACGCTCGAGCTCGTGTTCGAGTTCAGCGAGCCCGTGTTCGATCTGGACATCGGCGACCTGGGCGTGAGCGGCGACGCCGCCTCGGCAGCCGTCGTTCTTCCGCCGGTGCAGCTTGGTCCGACGACGTGGAGCTACACGATCGATGCGCTCGTGCCCGGGTGGCTCAGCGTTGAGCTCGGCATCGTGCCGGGCGGCATTGTGGACGATCTCGGCACGGAGCTCTCAGGACCGAACGTCTATGGCTACACCGTTCAGGATACTCCGAGCGGACTGCCCGGCGACGAGGATCACAACGGCGAGGTGACGCTGTTCGAACTGAACGCCGTGATCATTGCCTACCGTGGCCTGGGCCCGGCTCCGAGTAGCGCGGACATCGATCCGACCGACGGCACGATCTCGCTCGGCGAACTGAACGCGGTGGTACTGGCCTACCGAGGCCTGTGGCCGCCTTCCGGAATGCAGTCGAACATGGGGACGGCGACACCAACTCCCGTGTCGACGCAACCCAGCACCCCAACCGCCACCCCGACGGTTACGCCCATCTTTCCGTGAGAGTAGGGGCGGAACTCTGTGTGTAACCGATCATCGTAATGTCCCACCCGAGAAACGGCCTTGCTTCGGCAGGGCCGTTTCTCGTAGATGCGCTTGGACGAAGGAAGCCGATGCAAGAAGAACTCCCTTTTCAAATTCAAGCCCAGCCGAATGAGACGACATGCGGTGCGACTTGTCTGCATGCCGTGTATCGCTACTTCGGTGACGACATCCCGTTGAACAACCTGGTGGAGGAAGTGCCCCAGCTCGAAGGTGGCGGCACTCTGGCCGCCTTCCTCGGGTGCCACGCGCTGAAGCGTGGATACCGGGCGCGAATCTATACCTACAATTTGAAGGCTTTCGATCCGACCTGGTTTTCGAAGGACGACGTGGATTTGCGCGAGCGGCTGAAGGCGCAGCTCGAATTCAAGCACAGCCGGAAGCTGCGCGTCGTGACGCGTGGTTATCGTGAGTTCCTGAAGCTCGGCGGCAAGATCCACTTCGAGGACCTTCGCACGTCGCTGATCCGCCGGTTCCTGAAGAAGGGCATTCCGATCATCACGGGGCTCAGCGCCACCTATCTGTATCGAATC comes from the bacterium genome and includes:
- a CDS encoding C39 family peptidase, which gives rise to MQEELPFQIQAQPNETTCGATCLHAVYRYFGDDIPLNNLVEEVPQLEGGGTLAAFLGCHALKRGYRARIYTYNLKAFDPTWFSKDDVDLRERLKAQLEFKHSRKLRVVTRGYREFLKLGGKIHFEDLRTSLIRRFLKKGIPIITGLSATYLYRIPREFGPKADSDDLRGEPSGHFVVLCGYDSATHEVVVADPLRPNPPFQRHVYRIEIERVICAILLGILTDDANLLVLEAPPGERKSAPQ